The window cagagatgaggatccaccttgagagagccatCGTGGGAACAAGATCTGCCCCCGGATGATCTcctggcccctcctgaacgggtgcttGCCCATGAccaggtggcacagcaggaggcccagggaccagatcgtcgCTGCCTCGCCGTGGTAGCGTTGGTGCTGAATCCACTCTGGTGGGCTGTAGGACAGGGTTCCTGTggaacacagacacagctcagcagggggatgctgctgctcccagagcccggccccagcatccctggccatgtgggggctgccccacAGGCACACGGGGTGAGCGCTGCCCTCTCACCAGCACTTGGGACTTGTGTACAAACTCGGggctggaaaagaagccactggtgctggaagagggcagcagaaacccTGGGAAGGCCCAACCATGACACACAAAGGAGAAACCCACCCACTGGTGGAGAAAACCCACTCTCCTCCCCACCTGCATGGCCCCCAAAAATGTTAATaagccaaggcaaacaaggggagcagagcagtccaagcccttccttgcctgcacaccaaaccaTCCGGGGCACGGGGTCAGACCCcgctctctgctacccccatgggggtttgtgtcgggctggctgccccagctccagccccagcccaggccacagtgGGTGCTGaaggctgttggcagggccggCAGCTGGCCCCCCTCACACCCCACCCAAATCAACTCGGCTCCAGCATCAATCCCATCCTGGCTGCAATAGGGAGAAGCCCCAGTGCTgcacccaggctgggccatgagatgcccaggagcatcccctggagggctcacctgcaaactgggtgtaggctgtgtcttgGAGGAAGgcgccacagccaaagtcgatgAGTTTCAGCTGCCCCCtggccaggtcgagcaggatgttctcgggcttgatgtccctgtgcaggaccccgcaggcggtgcagtgccgcacggcctccagcacctggcggaacagcgcccgcgcctcctcctcgggcaggaacccCCGCTCCGCCAGGAAAGCCGAGAGCTCCTGGCACCGCTCCGGacgctccagcaccagcaggaagcTGTCGGGGAGCTCgagccactccaggagctgaatgACAGCGGCACAGCCACGGgacaccttggccagcagcacgatctccagcggcgcgctgctgccgtcgggctgcgggaggagcgcgGTGCCGTCagtggggctgaggccgtgccggggctctgggagccctcagccagcccgggatgctctgcacGCCCTGCTCAGCGCACGCCCGCTCTCCCCGCAGGGCTCCCGGCGGCTCCCACCCTGCCGGGCCCCGGCACctcgccgcccggcccggcccggctgctgccgctggccccgctcactcaccagctcgccccagtgccggatgCGATCCCGCGGCACGcgtttgatggccacctgcgagCGAGGGAGAGCAGCGGGCTGAGCTCGCCGCccgtcctgcccagccccatccttcacccttctcctcctcctcctcctccccctccgcccgccgccggccccgccgctcaccggggcgccgtccgagagccgcgtccCCGAGCAGACGCTGCCGAAGCcgccgcgccccagcagcgaacccactcggtaccgctcctgcagggcctcgtgcgccttccctgcgggcgggacgcggctgtcagcgctcggcccggggccagcaacggcccccgagcgccccccgagcggcccgggccgggcatCCCCAACCGCCCCGGGCCCcggcggctcggggccggcggccgcgctgccgagcggcggagctcgggccggggaagccgcagcggaggcggcggcagcggccgcgccgcctgtgtcctccgcgggccccgggaggagccggggacggggacggggacggggacggggacggggacagggccggggctggggccggggccggggccgggacgGGACTTCACGtcgggtccggggccgggctcgggccaggcggagccgaagggcggcgatgccgcccccgcaccaggaactgacgcccgcccagcagcgccaccgccagtacggccagagccgggcggaggcgagagtgcggcgggacggccggggccgggcacggggcagccccgcccggggccgggggcgggccgggggcatggcccggcccggcaggggagagggaggcggggagaggagagggacgccgggcaagggaccccgagagaagggtgcccgaccgcgggaaagggagagaaagagaaagaaaaagataaagagaaagaaggaaagagtgatctaaaatatctgcttttcttctgtcgctgctgctgctgtcgctgctgctgccgccgctgctgctgccgccgctgccgccgctgcaactgaagcaccggggccgttcgtccccgtgtccgttccccgctcgccccacgagccccacgttcgagccccgcgcgccccgggcacagcccctgagtctgcccaaacacgggaactttgcagcggtgagcccagatgcagagccctcaCTCCTGCACAccggcacagcaatcccctcgcttgctgctctgcattggcctggctgaggggcaaacactgtcgggacaccttcccttgctgtaggattcctacctgacccaagcactgcacttacatctccagtgttgccttccagtaaaaccaggggaaggaaaactctgtgtggctcatggtatttttgagtgtctaaaaatcactaagtcaccgatcttagaggtgtggtgcatctggaattcctgggatggagaagtagtgcaacatggaaaaggggaccatagaaataaatagaggaaaacttCTTgaattgtttctttcatttcctaAAAACTGTTTCAGTTCTTTCAGAATCTTGTCCACAGTCCTGTTTGCTCTGTCCAAGAACCTTTCCTGGAGAACGAGGTgcagcttctgtcacaagatgtGCCAccaactgcagcttctcttggctttccacaCTGTGCATGCAGCACAACtcttgcagcaaagcaggacaaaaGTTTGAAGAACTTTACAGCtagttctttcttttccttgtgagCTGGGCACTTGTGCCATTGGTGAGGTTTTCATTGTTACTGGTTTACACTAAGAAAACATTATGGGCTCCCAGGAATTGTTAGGGAATGCAAGCCTGACTGAATGCAGAGAAAGactctccagagcctgcagccagaaatggagaGCTGTGTGATAATCATTCCAACACCCCCATGGACATCTTGAAAGTGATGTAGAACATGAAAATGGGCTGACAGAGGGAGTTTGTGTCAGTGTTCAGTTCAGATGCTTCTACATCTCCTGCACTCATATAAATCAAGAGCACAATCAGTTCATGAAAGGCACCAGAACAAGCTGGACCCCTCAGGAGATGACTGAAAGAatctgaaaaggagaaatgcaGGGAATGACTTGGTGAGCTTTGCCTGTACAAAGGATCATTTTTCCTAATACTTTCCAATCCATTCCCTCCACTTTTGTCCTTCCTGACAAAGCCATTTTCATGCCAGATTCCCCCATGAAATGGGAAGCCTGAGCTTGTGGAGTGCCTGAACGATGCCCTGttcctctgcagggacactcaggctggaacaggagcagg of the Agelaius phoeniceus isolate bAgePho1 chromosome W unlocalized genomic scaffold, bAgePho1.hap1 SUPER_W_unloc_2, whole genome shotgun sequence genome contains:
- the LOC143692744 gene encoding serine/threonine-protein kinase pim-1-like — its product is MAPWFHGDSEWKAHEALQERYRVGSLLGRGGFGSVCSGTRLSDGAPVAIKRVPRDRIRHWGELPDGSSAPLEIVLLAKVSRGCAAVIQLLEWLELPDSFLLVLERPERCQELSAFLAERGFLPEEEARALFRQVLEAVRHCTACGVLHRDIKPENILLDLARGQLKLIDFGCGAFLQDTAYTQFAGTLSYSPPEWIQHQRYHGEAATIWSLGLLLCHLVMGKHPFRRGQEIIRGQILFPRWLSQECQDIIKRCLSMQPSDRPSLEELFCHPWVQGVPLP